In one Saccharibacillus brassicae genomic region, the following are encoded:
- a CDS encoding GspE/PulE family protein: MAIIKKRLGDLLVENGIISEEQLQQALVEQRETKRKLGDHLIAQGTITEQQLIEVLEFQLGIPHVSLFKYQIDPAITQIIPESMAKRYQVLPFMKEGGKLMVAMADPLDYFAIEDLRMSTGFRIEPAICTRDELQRAIARHYGLRDSMNQMMGELPSAEEIEETEITDEDSPIVKLVNQMIQQAAQLRASDIHVDPGENNLAIRYRIDGSLRTERMIPKQMQGFITARLKIMAKLNIAERRLPQDGRIKMQVDYRMIDIRVSSLPTVHGEKIVLRLLDLTTGVQSMDKLGFDDRNSTVFKEMIERPYGIMLLTGPTGSGKTTTLYSALNHLNTEEANIITVEDPVEYQIEGINQVHVNPAIGLTFAAGLRSILRQDPNIVMVGEIRDTETAEIAVRASLTGHLVLSTLHTNDAVSSVTRLRDMGIEPYLIASSLIGVVAQRLVRKICPECKAEYTPSEQEKILMHSHGIFADKLYKGRGCGNCSTTGYRGRVAIHEVLPMSDALRRLVNESGTIEDMRNVAKREGMKSLLEDGFRKVGMGITTLQEVMKETVAH; this comes from the coding sequence ATGGCAATCATTAAGAAAAGGCTCGGCGATTTGCTCGTCGAGAACGGCATTATTTCCGAAGAGCAGCTGCAGCAGGCACTCGTCGAGCAGCGGGAGACCAAGCGCAAGCTCGGCGACCATCTGATCGCGCAGGGCACGATCACGGAGCAGCAGCTGATCGAAGTGCTGGAGTTCCAGCTCGGGATTCCCCATGTCAGCCTGTTCAAATACCAGATCGACCCGGCCATCACGCAGATCATTCCGGAGAGCATGGCCAAGCGCTATCAGGTACTGCCATTTATGAAAGAAGGCGGCAAGCTGATGGTCGCCATGGCCGATCCGCTCGATTACTTCGCGATCGAAGACCTGCGCATGAGCACGGGCTTCCGGATCGAGCCGGCCATCTGTACGCGGGACGAGCTGCAGCGGGCGATCGCCCGGCATTACGGCCTGCGCGATTCGATGAACCAGATGATGGGCGAACTGCCGAGCGCGGAAGAGATCGAAGAGACCGAGATTACCGACGAGGATTCGCCGATCGTCAAGCTGGTCAACCAGATGATCCAGCAGGCCGCCCAACTGCGCGCTTCCGACATTCACGTCGATCCGGGCGAGAACAATCTGGCGATCCGCTACCGGATCGACGGCTCGCTGCGGACCGAACGGATGATTCCGAAGCAGATGCAGGGCTTTATCACGGCGCGCCTGAAGATCATGGCCAAGCTGAACATCGCCGAGCGGCGCCTGCCGCAGGACGGAAGGATCAAGATGCAGGTCGATTACCGCATGATCGATATCCGGGTATCGTCGCTCCCGACGGTGCACGGCGAGAAGATCGTACTTCGTCTGCTCGACCTGACGACCGGCGTGCAGTCGATGGACAAGCTCGGCTTCGACGACCGCAACTCTACCGTGTTCAAGGAAATGATCGAACGCCCGTACGGCATCATGCTGCTTACCGGTCCGACCGGCAGCGGCAAGACGACGACGCTCTATTCCGCGCTGAACCATCTCAATACCGAAGAAGCGAACATCATTACCGTCGAAGACCCGGTCGAGTACCAGATCGAAGGCATCAATCAGGTTCACGTGAACCCGGCCATCGGCCTGACGTTCGCGGCTGGCCTGCGCTCCATTCTCCGTCAGGATCCGAATATCGTCATGGTCGGGGAGATCCGGGATACGGAGACGGCCGAGATCGCGGTTCGCGCTTCGCTGACAGGCCACCTGGTGCTGTCGACGCTGCATACGAACGACGCGGTCAGCAGCGTAACGCGTCTGCGCGACATGGGCATCGAGCCGTACCTGATCGCTTCGTCGCTGATCGGCGTCGTCGCCCAGCGGCTGGTCAGGAAAATATGCCCGGAATGCAAAGCGGAGTACACGCCTTCGGAACAGGAGAAAATTCTCATGCACAGTCACGGGATTTTCGCCGATAAGCTATATAAAGGAAGAGGATGCGGCAACTGCAGCACGACCGGCTACCGAGGCCGGGTCGCGATCCACGAAGTGCTGCCGATGAGCGACGCGCTGCGCCGCCTCGTCAACGAATCGGGTACCATCGAAGACATGCGCAACGTGGCCAAGCGCGAAGGCATGAAGTCGCTGCTCGAAGACGGCTTCCGCAAAGTCGGCATGGGCATCACGACGCTTCAGGAAGTCATGAAAGAAACGGTAGCCCACTAA